GCTTTTGACCCTCTGACCATGGTTCTATGACTCTAGGACAAAGTGCAGCAGTCACAAGCGGTGAACCCTGAACCGGGTAAACAGAGGATGGACGGTTAAAAAAAGACTATCATatattccttcttcttcttttgttggtTTTAAAGCTCGTATTCCTGGAATAGCTTTCACCTACCAAGATCAAGTCATTGACTCCTGTAATTTAGCTAAACGACAATGCATTCACAAGAAAATTTCTTTTTCCcgatttttctctctttcttttagaCCCAAATGATAACTTGGAAACAGATCATTTCTGTAATTAGAAAATTCACATGACTTGATCTTTCCGAAAATTTGGGTGAACGATAAGCTAAAAAGCgctaaaataaaagttcaatcaCTGGCAAAAGCCTTGAATTAGAAAACTAAAGCTTTCTATCACATGCATTGAGCAGACAAGAAAGATATAGTAAAAAGTGCATCACTTACACGTCTCATGGTGGATGCCCTTCTAGGCAGCTAGGTATGGACTCCAATCTTATTGACAACAAAGCagagataaaaacaaagaatctGATAAAGCTTCAAAAAAAATCgcaaaataagtttttcttctctttctccatTGCTGGAAGGCAAGGATGTGGATATTTAGGAGTGATTCAGCTgacaaaaagaaagggaaagctaCATTCTATCAAACAAGGATCAAGGTATCCCACTTTGGATTGGCCCCTACTCATTGTTAAGCTCGGCATTTCAAAAAGCAGTGCTCTCTCTCAACGAGGTAGACAACCAAAGGGACAAAATGCGACATTGGTGGAATGGGGGctgaaatagaaatagaaatacgCGGCACTCAATGccagatgatatattttgtttcgATTATGATAGAGATGGTACATTTTGTTTCGATTATGATAGAGATGGTAGTGGTGCGTGGTGAAGAAGAGAGACGGTGCTTTTGATTATGATAACGACAAAGATGGTCCTGGTTGATCGAGGATGAGGGGCCAGTGGAAACAATGCGTCAACATTGCAGAAAAGTGGACTGTACGTAACAAGTCCGACAAGCTgcgagagaggaaagaaaatggGTAATTGTTAGAGCCTAGAACTTCAAAAGAGGAGACGGGATAAATAAACCAAATCCTGCACAAGCAAGGGCTTTATCAATAGCTTATACAGACTAGAAATACATCCCGGTGCTTCATGCACTGCATTTTAAAAGAGTAGAGTGCAGAAGTGCTTTTGTGAGGAATACTGGGAGAGATTAAATCAAACCATGGCAGAAATCAACCAATAAAACAACTGAACTATCTTTCAACTCTTTCACTATGAATTCCGCAGGGCTCAATATGGATCCCTAATCACTCGTTGCCTAGCTGAACTTTCATGCAATCGAAGCCTCTTTATTTCCTTTCAGTTGTATTGGATAAGCATCCAGCCTTCTTAATGGATTTGTAAACGCAGAACTATATTACGGGAAAACATTAGTTTCATTAGGATGACCTGCCCTTCTAAGGACTACAGGCTAATGCAGCAACTCAACAGCGAGAAATTCAAACTGCTAAATCCATGATACAGATCCGTGAGCAGTGTTTCTTTTTTGCCTACTTGATGTCTTTTTAACAACGATTTGGAtgttctaatataaaaaaaaaacaaaaaattattttaattacaaaacacattttaaaaacatcCCAAATTACCTTTCGTTTAAACCTCAACTTCAAAATATCTCACCATCATTTCACCATAATTTTCCCCAAAAGTGACAAATACCATCCACCTATACAATTAACCATGTGAAATACCTACACATATCACCCTGAGAATCAAAATatgtattgaaataaaaaagctaaCCAAATAGattaacctaaaaataaatgataaggCCTCCTTAGTTTGACACTAAGGTATCAGATCCTCGCATGCAATCCCTTCGAAAACCTGTAGAATTAAACCCTCCAGAGGTTGCCATCAGGACGCCCAggatccacacacacacacacacacacaaaacgATTAAGAGGGCATCTCTCAAGTGCTCCACTTCGCAATAACAATCACACCCTTATCTCCCCAAATTCCCGAGTTCCAaccaaatacaaacacacacacacacacacacacacagacaaACCACATAAATCATCAcactaaaagaaaaacatcaagcaACATTAAGACGATAATAGCAACCACATGTTATTTCCAGTCAGCAGAATACAAGAAATTCAACTGACTTCATAAATCACACCTTAGGACGACTGATCACAATTCATCTGTGCCTGAACCTCGTCAACGTCTCACCATGCTAAAAATTTACCCAAAAGCATTCAGTCGACATCCAAAACTAATCAATCATATACCACCACCACAATTAGTGACCACGCAATAGACAGCtataagcaattaaaagaaaaaaggggggCAACAGCTACTAATAATGCTAGTTCAAATAGGATCAACCTGAAAAACAAATCGCCAGCATCCACAATTCAACTACTGAAATAAACCTCGAACTGAACCCATTACAAGATACAACCTTTTCATGCAATTTCTCCAATTAAACCTCCACTACTAGTAATTCAATATCAAACAAAAGTTGCCCACCGAGTCACCTACGATTCACACAGAGAACTTGATAAAAAACGATTAGTCACGTTCCATTTAAACTCTGCACTTTACAATCCCAGACCCATTCCCCTCAATTACCCACCTGCACTCAAACAAATCAACCCACACATACACAGAGAAATAAGCCATAAAATTCATCAAGGCTGAAAGAGAACATCAATCGagaataaattgataataacaTCCACACAAGTCATTTCCAATCAGCATAACCTAGGTTAAAAATGAAAAGCCAATAACCCCAGTCCAAAGTACAATAATTACACCTAACCAACCACCCCAAAGTTGAATTCTTTACACAACACCAAATTCAAAGATCCCAGCTTTTTCCACCCCCGCAACTTAATTTCCTTCAATCTCTTCCTCTGCTAAGCCTTCAATCCCAATCCATGCTTTCCATGAACACACCCTGGCTTCACATGAAGAAAAGGACTCCTCTTTGAACTACTCATCTTAGGAAATATCCTTTTGCCTAATTTCCTCATCCTCTGCCTCCCTAACTTCCCACTCACATTCCATGGCACTAGCTCGTCATTTAACCCATACCCGTCGTCTTCTTCGTCGTCGTCGTCCTCctcttcatcatcaacatctTCAACCTCTTCCCCGTACCGAACCCTCGCAGCAGGAAACAGTATAGGCCCCATACGATAAACACAACGGTTTTCGTCGTCGTAATCTTCATGAAGATGAGAATTGACATGAAAGACAACATCTTGGTCTTGTTGGGTGTCTTGGGCTACAACTTCCTGTCTTGTTTTCGGTGATCTTGATGAAGACCAAGAGACAAAGCCATTTTCAAGACTATGCAGAGAATCAGAGTCAGAATCTTCAGCATCAGATTCATTAATGAATTCCCAGTTAGAGAAATCATTACCTTCTTCGTAGAAAACAAGATCTTGTTCTTGAAAGAGTGGTTTCATAGTGATTGATCTCTTTGCCATTTTTCTctccgatttttttttctttcttttcctccgATTGTTTGTGTTTCGTGTTGCGTTCTCCTTAAGGATTTAAGTTTGGATCCTTTAAGCTATTTACACGTAGTAGTGGATCATGTGACAACAGTTGTGGTGTTAAGAGCACGTATCAATCACAAATAGGCGCGTGACACGTGGAGGGAATACATAGttgtcctttttaaaaaaaagaataattttctttttagttgccACGTGAAGCATATTCGAGATTAGGTATCCTCTCCTTCAGGGTTAGCTCCTGCTCCTTCGAATAAACTGGAACTGAACTCCTGCCTGCGTTAGTTTGATTGCACAACTACTACTTAAGATTCAAGTAAGGGTttcattttttctcctttttcccttctttttttttttcctctttttgaTTGAAAGAAAAGGTTGCTTTCGAAGTGTCTATGACCACGACTCGTTAACagtaaattaaagtttttttttttttggaatttttgtaAGTTCCaagattatctttttttttttcttttcttaacgggatttaaagagattttatttttattttggggtGGTTGGAtggatttataaaaaagatattttttactttaatttaaattaaaaaaaaaataacaatgggATCGATACTAACAAGaacttaaatgatttttaagatTCCGACAGTCCCCTTAGCAATCCTTCATCAGAGAGAACATGTGAAAATCAAATGCAAGCAACCATAATAACTGttgtttttatggtttaaaaatattctattttttatttaaaattatttattttattttattgtttttatatattaatattaaaaataaattttaaaaataaaaaatataatttcttgagCCCTGTGCAAATCCACAACAACTCTCTTATTGTAGAGTGAGATCAAATGCAAGCAGGGGAGGCAAGGCCGGAGACGGAGAGAGCACTGCACGAATTCACCGCGAACTCTCTCTTGTTATACAGTGAAATAACAGGCTTgatgcttttgcttttgttccttgattttttcagtATATTGATTAAAAGCAATAAACTCTCTCTTGCTGCACACGTTTCAAAACCTTCGTCTCCAATACTACCGAATGCAGACGTGGGATGAGTCCAATAATGACCCCAGTCTTAATTGGGTCCACAAcatataaattttctaattaaatcccCCTTAGTCTTGGAAGCTGCCCAATTACACGGATTCAGACTAAGTTTCGGGACACAATTAACTGGACGGAGTTAGGCTAGATAACATCTAACTAGACGGGGCATTCAATTAGAAAAGCTAATCAAGCACAGGAAAAAAGTAACAGGGCATATTCGCCGTGTCCGACACGATAATAAAGTTAATTATGTTGAACACTAATATCATGCCCCTGATGCTAAGTCTCGATGTCATGGAAGACCTCCTCCCAAATGTGCATCTCTAGTGCTTTcggtatttttcaattattgtcCAAGTTTTTTGCTGTCTTTTTCGGAAAGAACATCGAGGGAGGTAACAGTCTTTAGAATAGCAGCCCACACCCCCGCCTTAAGGGAGAGCAGTTCCCTAGGTCGGCCATGAGACCATGAATCCACTTCCCACTGCTGTCCCGAAGTTAACCCCTCCCGGATTCTGTTTACCAGCACTATCTATGAATAAAGGAGAGCTCGAAAGCTTGAAAAACTGTTTGTTTGACTAAATAACTTATACctattttctctaaaactataactaaaaatacttttcttaaatctatttttcttaaacGGCAACGTAAAACACACCAACTTAATTATGGATTAAGTTATcataagaacataatttttgaatgaaaaaacaaaaacattatcaattatGCATATCCCTACTGCCTATGTACCGTCCTAATTCCACACCAGCCCGAACTTATGTGGCATGGCAGAAATTTTTTTCTCGAACTTAGATTTATTCCAAGTTATAATTTATTGAcgtaattaacaaataataattatacaaatAGTTATCACGTGTAATTGAATTAGGTCTGTGATCTCCTCCTGCTGCTAACAAGATAGCTGACAAAATTGTCCTATTTTCACATTCTTCCAAGAATTCCTAGCGAGAACGATCATAAGCATTGGTCCAAGAATTCCTTGCGGGAAGGATCATAAGCAACAACTAAGCGCAGATACTTGACAGCCTCAGCATTGCGATCTTCCTTACTTAAAGCACTGAAACATCAATTTTAGTGACGAATAAAATACAAGTTATGCCTAGCAAATATAAAGTGAAAGAAAAGTGATGGAAAGGCAAACATGCCAACAAGTTCAGTTTTAACAAGCAAAGGATCCATAAGTTCcacattttttgtttgttgataagttcatattttcattttttttttcaaacagaaacCTTCCATTGCAGTTCTTAAAACACCCTCTCAAATATAAGAGAATCAATCCACCCAATTATTCACAATCATAGCCATCGAAGTTGTATcttctttaagaaaaaagtaAGTAGGCATTGTCTTCTCTACGGTAACAATgtattgacaaaaaaaaggaaaaacacaggtattgttcttttctttttctttaatggtATCACTTTAACTTATCAGGATTATCACAGTTA
This region of Populus trichocarpa isolate Nisqually-1 chromosome 9, P.trichocarpa_v4.1, whole genome shotgun sequence genomic DNA includes:
- the LOC7456347 gene encoding uncharacterized protein LOC7456347 produces the protein MAKRSITMKPLFQEQDLVFYEEGNDFSNWEFINESDAEDSDSDSLHSLENGFVSWSSSRSPKTRQEVVAQDTQQDQDVVFHVNSHLHEDYDDENRCVYRMGPILFPAARVRYGEEVEDVDDEEEDDDDEEDDGYGLNDELVPWNVSGKLGRQRMRKLGKRIFPKMSSSKRSPFLHVKPGCVHGKHGLGLKA